A genomic window from Silene latifolia isolate original U9 population chromosome 11, ASM4854445v1, whole genome shotgun sequence includes:
- the LOC141611797 gene encoding zinc finger CCCH domain-containing protein 46-like: MDAYEATKVVFSRIQSLDPENASKIMGLLLIQDHGEKEMIRLAFGPENLLHSLVVKARQELCISSQNSTTCTSTTTNTNTSRFLPNGLKIPTSLTIPTLVSPSPTSSPSWGGSVFSDFHQNSDDLFSPCSSSTNGGMSSKSCSSTLNPSTPPFYCSSSSRNSGLGVGLGGGAEFMDGIQLQEQQRSRPKSSDIFQSDLLGNAGVGDSMLYNGAGNPSNWGGVPHRRSCSVSDVNLGSLLDDPSFGFGWKPCLYYAKGFCKNGSSCRFVHGGGGLSDSEAAALIGSGSPSKLELLEQRHELLRSKSMQHQKLMAAMASGSPTFPYSMNKNLSVFAQHHQNDSPRAAAAAAALMLGEDLHKFSRSPRGMDTGRADLSPASRQIYLTFPADSTFREEDVSNYFSIYGPVQDVRIPYQQKRMFGFVTFVYPDTVKIILAKGNPHFVCDSRVLVKPYKEKGKVPDKFRNHHQMDRGEFSSCGSPTSADSRDHFDSPTGARMMYDTQTQYMLWRRKLEEEADLQQALELQSRRLMGLQLLDVKRHQHHHHRSFSTGAPSIHSPTQSPNSIFHQPVLGSDRSSPDASDEICMSPPLSEANQALEQAINEIIDREKEGSIGGEDKVIVNGKESPCHEDNIFDLPESLEHNLPDSPFASPKKAAGGGSCEAEVTCIPAATSGNSNSKGSSFLPSSPALDMAPFKTCYFQMPRFSPGHGAIGM; encoded by the exons ATGGATGCATATGAAGCAACAAAGGTAGTATTTTCAAGGATCCAAAGTTTGGATCCTGAAAATGCTTCAAAAATAATGGGACTTTTACTTATCCAAGACCATGGTGAAAAAGAAATGATTAGGTTGGCGTTTGGACCGGAAAATCTCCTTCACTCTTTGGTTGTTAAAGCTAGGCAAGAATTGTGTATTTCTTCTCAAAACTCCACTACTTGTACTAGTACcactactaatactaatacttCAAGATTCCTTCCTAACGGTCTTAAAATTCCAACTTCTCTTACTATCCCAACTCTTGTTAGCCCTTCCCCTACTTCATCTCCTTCTTGGGGTGGCTCTGTCTTTAGTGACTTTCATCAGAATTCGGATGATCTTTTCAGTCCTTGTTCGTCCTCGACTAACGGTGGGATGAGTAGTAAGTCTTGTTCCTCGACTTTAAACCCGTCCACACCACCTTTCTACTGTAGTAGTAGTAGTCGGAACAGTGGTCTGGGTGTGGGTTTGGGTGGTGGAGCTGAATTTATGGATGGAATTCAGCTCCAAGAGCAGCAGCGCTCTAGACCCAAGAGCTCGGACATATTCCAGTCTGACCTCTTGGGTAATGCTGGGGTTGGCGACTCCATGCTGTATAATGGAGCTGGCAACCCCAGTAACTGGGGAGGTGTCCCCCATAGAAGGAGTTGCTCCGTGAGCGATGTTAATTTAGGGTCGTTGTTGGACGACCCGAGTTTTGGGTTCGGTTGGAAGCCGTGCCTTTACTATGCTAAAGGGTTTTGCAAAAACGGGTCGAGTTGTCGATTTGTTCATGGTGGAGGAGGGTTAAGTGACTCTGAAGCTGCTGCTTTGATTGGGTCTGGGTCTCCCAGTAAGCTAGAGTTATTAGAGCAGCGTCATGAACTTCTTAGATCCAAGTCCATGCAACACCAGAAGCTTATGGCTGCCATGGCTTCTGGTTCACCTACTTTCCCTTACTCCATGAACAAAAACTTGAGCGTCTTTGCTCAGCACCATCAAAATGATTCTCCAAG AGCTGCAGCAGCTGCAGCTGCTTTGATGTTGGGTGAGGACCTTCATAAGTTCAGTCGATCCCCTCGCGGGATGGACACGGGTCGAGCTGATTTGAGCCCGGCTTCGAGGCAGATCTACTTGACTTTTCCTGCTGATAGCACATTTAGAGAGGAAGATGTTTCCAATTATTTCAG CATTTATGGTCCAGTTCAAGATGTTAGGATTCCATATCAGCAGAAACGCATGTTTGGGTTTGTAACCTTTGTCTACCCTGACACTGTCAAGATCATCCTGGCTAAAGGAAACCCTCATTTCGTTTGCGATTCTCGGGTTCTTGTCAAGCCTTACAAAGAAAAGGGCAAAGTGCCAGACAAGTTCAG AAATCATCACCAGATGGATAGGGGAGAATTCTCATCTTGTGGTTCTCCTACTTCTGCTGATTCTAGGGATCATTTTGATTCTCCAACTG GTGCTAGAATGATGTATGATACACAGACACAGTACATGTTGTGGAGGAGGAAGCTAGAGGAGGAGGCTGACTTGCAGCAAGCATTAGAGCTCCAAAGCCGGAGGTTGATGGGTTTGCAGCTTCTCGATGTCAAGCGTCACCAGCATCACCACCACCGTTCATTCTCCACCGGTGCTCCTTCAATTCACTCACCCACCCAGTCTCCCAACAGCATTTTCCACCAACCCGTTCTTGGCTCGGATCGCAGCAGTCCGGATGCCTCTGATG AAATCTGTATGAGCCCACCACTTAGTGAGGCTAATCAAGCGTTGGAACAGGCTATAAATGAGATAATTGACAGAGAAAAGGAAGGCTCAATTGGTGGGGAGGATAAAGTCATTGTCAATGGCAAGGAGAGTCCTTGTCATGAAGATAACATTTTCGATTTACCCGAAAG CTTGGAGCATAATCTCCCTGATAGCCCATTTGCTTCCCCAAAAAAAGCAGCCGGCGGAGGCAGCTGTGAGGCCGAGGTAACATGTATCCCGGCCGCAACTTCTGGTAACAGTAACTCTAAAGGATCATCTTTCCTTCCTTCAAGCCCGGCATTAGACATGGCTCCTTTCAAGACTTGTTACTTCCAAATGCCCAG